The Aquipuribacter hungaricus sequence CGTGACCACGCAGTTCGTCATCGTGTGGTTCACCGGCCTGGCCGAGGTCGAGGGCGACTGGCGAGGCGTGGTCAACGAGGTGCAGGTGCAGGTGCCGTGAGCGCGGGACCCAGCGACGCCGGGCTGCTCGACGCCCACCTGGCCGGTGACCCCGACGCCTTCGGCGAGCTGGTCCGCCGCCACCGCGACGTCCTCTGGGCGGTGGCGCTGCGCACGACCGGCAACCCCTCCGACGCCGAGGACGCCCTGCAGGAGGCGCTGGTGTCGGCGCTGAGGTCCGTCGAGCGGTTCGAGCGGCGCTCCGCCGTCCGGACCTGGCTGTACCGGATCGTCGTCAACGCCTCGCTCGACCGGCTCCGGCGCAACGCCGCCCGGCCTGCCGGCAGCCTCGAGGGCGTCGACGTGCCGAGCGGTGTCGACGAGGCCGACCGCACGACGACCCGCATGGACGTGCTGCAGGCCCTGCAGACCCTGAGCCCCGGGCAGCGCGCCGCCGTGGTGCTCGTCCACATCGAGGGGATGTCGGTCGCGGAGGCCGCCGAC is a genomic window containing:
- the sigM gene encoding RNA polymerase sigma factor SigM, which produces MSAGPSDAGLLDAHLAGDPDAFGELVRRHRDVLWAVALRTTGNPSDAEDALQEALVSALRSVERFERRSAVRTWLYRIVVNASLDRLRRNAARPAGSLEGVDVPSGVDEADRTTTRMDVLQALQTLSPGQRAAVVLVHIEGMSVAEAADVLQLPEGTVKSRCSRARAQLAQVLAPGNPAAGPRVGEGDAPATAAARPDDVTTGRAGETR